CCTTTTATACGTGGATAGCTTCCTCTTACTTTTACCGGTGTTATAAGGTGGTTTCTGGTTTTAGGATCTATTGTTTCATTTAGATAACCGCTGTAGCTTTGCAATGAGGTATTAAAAACATCGTTTTCATCCAGTAACATTCGCTTTGCAAAATTGTTGGCTATCTCTTTATCGACAAAAATATCCGTATCTCTATTCAAAAATTTGTTTTTATATTCCGGAAAATAGCAATTTATGAAAGTAGGTGTTTGTAAAAAATTTATTGTTGCGTTTCTCGCTATCCAGGAGGTAAAAAGTTCGTTTGGATACGGCTTGACTCTGTTTTTGATTACGGTTTTTGCCAATTTTTCTTTAAATTTTTTATCCCTGTAGACTATTTTAAAAAGATATCCTTTTTCAGGATGAAACTTAGATTTCGTCGGCATAGATAACGCCTTCTCTGTCATACGCGGGGACATACTCTATTTCTTTGAGCATTTTTTTGTCTATCTTTTCTTTTCCGCTCTCAATTGCTTCAATAGCCAAGAGTTCGCATATAGTGACAATATCTCCGATTAGTCCGTCGCTGAGTTCCAGGATCTCTTTGGCGAGACTCTCGTTTTCGTAAATGAGAGAAGGTTTTTTTAAAGGAAGTGTCATCTCGATTGCGTAAAGTAAAGAGAGATAATCTTCGTCAAATGTCCATTTTTTGATTTTTGTCGGTACGAATCTGCTTTTTAGCTGATGATCGGAGCTTACGAGGCTTACCCCTTTGGGAGTTCCTACTAAAACTATAGGGATTTTCAGAATATTGGAGAGGTTTTTTATTCCGTTCATAAATTCCATCTGTTTGGTTATGCTTCCGATTAGTGCACCCTGAATTTCGTCTATAATGATCATTCGAACCTGATTGACTTCGCAATAATGCTTTATTTTGTTCTCTCTTTCGCTTATCGGTTCGTCTTTTCGGTAAGGAACCACGAAAAACTGGAACATTTTGTTGTAAAGATCGTGCAGATCGGCTCTGTTTGGTGCCTGAATCAGCATCACGTGTTCGAAAAAGAGCATTTCGTCGTCGTTTTTATATACGTTCATCTCGTAAAATTTCTTTACCATTGCGGTTTTTCCATTGTTTGAATCTCCAACAAGGAGAAAGGATCTTATCCTGTCTTTTTTCGGTTCGTTCATCAGATCTGTAAGTTTTTTAAACAGTTTGAGTGCTTTGGGGTGTCTGATGAATTTTGGTTTTTTAATAAATTCGATCCTCTCTTTTTTACCGCATTCCAATATTTTCCTGGTCTTTTCCGGAAGTTCGCCAAGATATTCTTTTCGAGTCATGCTATATCCTTTAGTCTTCGAAATCTATATCGAATTTTTTTATTTTCGGTTTGGCTGTGCCAGAAACTGGTTTTCTCGTATTCTGTTGCTCCTTATTTGACAAAGGAGACCGTATCTTTCTGTTCTCTTTTTTTCTTCTGGCCTGCTTTGTTTTTTTTGAGGCTTCCTCTTCTCTTTTTCTTAATCTTAGTATGGCATCGTATACCATTTCGTTGTGTATCTCTCTTTGTCTGTATCTCTTGGTTTCTTTCGCAACGGTATCCAGTTCCCATTTCGTAGGAGGGGGATAAAGCTTTTTAACGCCGGGTATTTCTATGTACTCCCGTAAATCGGGATGATAGAAATAAATTTGGTTTAAATCTTTAGGATCGTACCGGAATATATATTTGTCGTTGCTTTTCGGTTTAATAAACACCGACAGAGCTTCATCATAATATCTAAGTTTAAAAAGGGAAACCCCCTGTTTCGTTATTTTTCTTTCCTCGAAAGGAAGAAGAGAAATTCTTGCGAATTTTTTCTCTTCGGTGCTGTCGAGAATTCTTATCGGTACGGGAAGACCGTTTTCTCCTCTTAATCCTTCGGAGAACTTTTCTTCGGGAGTCATGCCGTTCAATCCGTTGTGGGGAGTCTTGTGATAGACATTAACTATCCATTCGGCGATATAGCTTTCGAGCTCTTTCAGGGTAAATACCGCTTTTTTCTCCGATTTATAGTCTCCTCTTTCGTGGGGATTGGAAAACGTGGTTCCGCTTAGCGAATGGACTTGCATATTTATGGTTTTGATGATTCTTTCCACATGCCCCCCGAAAAAAGGCATGCCTTTCGGACGAAATTCGAGATTGATACCGAATATTTCACAGAAAGTTTTCAATCCTCTGCTTCTAAACTCTTTTGCGTTGTCAACGTGAATGGTATCGGGAATACCGAATATATTCCATTCACCTTTTATGCCCACTTTTTGCAGATACTTTTCTTTCGGAAGCAGACCCATATAAAGAGTCTGTCCCACCGAATAGAGGCTTGGTGCGTCTAACGTAAGATAAAAGCCGTAGATCATTCTGCTGTAAACGTCCAGAGCCAGAGTCAAATACGGCCTCCCGATAGGTTTTCTGTATGTCTCGTCTACTATCTGCAAATCCAGAGGGGTGTGGTCAATCTGTATGACTTCGAGAGGACGGGATACCTCGAAAGAGTTGGCCGAGGGTTTTAGATTGTTAAGATACCTGTTTCTGCCCTCTCTGCTTTTGTATACGGTTCTTTCGTCTATCTGTTTTATGATTCGGTTGACGGTATTGTAAGAAACGGGTTCCAGTCCTTTTTTGTAAAGGATGGCGTTGATTTCTCTTGTAATTTGTGCAACGGTTATTTTTTGCCGTGAAAGATATCTATGCATAATTATCTCGTCGATTATTTTTTTCTGTTCTTTTCCGATTCTCGTTTTTCCTTTTCCGCCTCTTTTTTCATATTTTGGCATAAGAGCGAGTATGCTGTTTCCACTTTCGATATAGGCGTTGATCCAATTATAGAGTGTCTGTACGCAATATCCGTATTCTTTCGCTCTTTCTCTGACCGCCTGTTTGCTTCTGGCTTGCAGCAGAGGTTTTATGATTTCAAGTCTTTTTAAAGCCGTTTGATAAAACTTGTCGTTCATACTCTCTGCGGGAGGCGGATAACTTTGTTCTGTTCCTTGGTGTTCTTCGTCAAGTTCCGTGATATTTAAGATTTTGAAATTTCCTTTCGTATCTTTGCATACAATTTTGTCCAGATTCTCAAAACCTTCGATAATATACGGTTTTCCTTGATAAAACACCGTTTCGCCGGCTGCTAGTTTACGCATTGCCTATCCTTATTCTGGATTCGGGAGAGAGTTTTTTATACAGATTTGTTTGCATCCTGCCTTGAGCTATGAGGGCGTAAATATCCGAGGCGTTAAAACCGTATTCCAACAGTTTTGCTATATTGGTTTCTCCGATCCTGTCCACGTATGACAAAATTTTTTCGTCAGGTTTCAAAGTTATATAGCGATATATAAAAGAGAGGTTTGAAAAATAGGGTTCTTTAACGTCTTTTTCCGTAAATAGTCTAAACTTCCATCCGATGTTATTACAATATTTTTCAAGAACATCAAATTTTTTTGAGAGCTTTTTATCCGGATTTTCGGTTTCTTGAGAGTATTTAACCTCAATCAAAATGTATTGACCGTCTTTCGTTTTGGCAAGGATATCGGGTATATAGTTTTTGATTTTTAACGGTTGTTCCTCATAGGAGGCTATTTCTTCCTCAAATTCAAGCATCAGAAAGCATTTTTTCTCCAAAAGAGATTCATAAGCTGTTGATCGTCCGTTTTTATAACTGTAGAAATATCCTGATTTTGAACGGGTTTGTATAGGAATTTTTCTAACCGGCATTCATGTTCCCTTAATAATGTTAGTCCAACTAATTATAGCAATTTTATATTTAGTCCAATTAATTTAGTAAAAAAGTCCAAATAATTTTGGAAAATTTATTTTGATAAAATACCGTAATTACTTATTTATAGGATTTCAATGGTCAAATTATATTTGGAAACTTACAGAGGGAGCAGTGGAGCAAGGCCTGGAGAAGTCGCCATGGCCCATAAAGGAATACTCTTTTTTGATGAATTTCCACATTTTGCAAAATCTGTTCTTGAGGCATTACGCGAACCCTTACAAGATCACAAAGTACTGATTTCGCGCGTACACAGCAAGGTGGAATATGAAACCACTTTTTTATTTGTTGCGGCGCAAAATCCCTGTCCGTGCGGCAATCTGCTGGATAGCCAAAAAGAGTGCAGATGCACAGAACTTGAAATAAAACGCTATAAAAACAGACTTTCTGAGCCCCTTTTGGATCGAATCGATCTGTATGTGCAGATGGCGCCGATGCGAGCTGATGATAGCGCTACTTATACTTCGCAGCAGATGCATGAAATGGTTTTGCAGGCATTTTTGATGCAAAAAAGAAGAGGGCAACAGAGACTGAATGGAAAGCTTGAAGAAGAGGAAATAGAGACTTTTTGTCATTTAGATGATGAGGCGAAGAGGGTACTATACCAAGCAAGGGAAAAGCTAGCTTTATCGCACCGTTCCATAGCCAATATCAAAAAAGTGGCTCGTACAATTGCTGATTTGGATCAAAAAGAGAGTATAGAAAAGAAGCATATTTTAGAGGCCCTCAGTTACAGAAGGCGCTAGGTAGCGCCTTGAAAGATTATACTCCAAAAAGAGTGACCGACCACTTAGTTACGAAATAGCCACCGACCATCAGCCAGATTGCAAGAACAAGTGCCAAAGCGACCGGTTTTGCTCCAGCTTGTTTAAATTTCTCTACGCTCGTTTCCATACCTAGGGCTGTCATAGCCATCGTCAGTAAGAAAGTATCCAGTTCATTGATGCCATGAAGTACAGGTTGAAGTGGCTCGATACCTACCAAAAATGAGTTGATTCCAGCCATGACAATGAACCAAACAGCAAACCAGGGGATAGAGATTTTGATCTTTTTGCTTTCGCCCGCAGTTGCAGTAGAAACACTTTTTGATACCAAAATACCAAGAATGATAAGCAGCGGAGCGATCATCATAACCCGTGTCATTTTGACAATTACGGCATTGTTCATAGCCTGTTCACTCACCGCTCCGCCTGCTGCAACAACTTGTGCCACTTCATGAACGGTACCGCCTACATAGATCCCGTATACGCTTGGATCCATATGTAAAATGCCCGATCTAAAAAGAGCCGGATAGGTAAACATAGCGATCGTTCCAAAAAGAACTACCGTTCCAACAGCGACGGCGCTCTTATACGGTTCTGCTTTTAAAACAGGCTCTGTTGCAAGTACTGCAGCTGCTCCACAGACACTTGAGCCTGAT
This region of Nitratiruptor sp. YY08-10 genomic DNA includes:
- a CDS encoding YeiH family protein, translating into MAFSKENIKYTLNGILFVALFTIAAIQISQVSFIKALAISPLIIGIVIGMFYANTLRTHIPKEWVPGIVFSSKQLLRFAIILYGFRITFQQIAEVGLAGLTVSTIMLTTTFILGWWLGVKVFKLDRDTAVLTASGSSVCGAAAVLATEPVLKAEPYKSAVAVGTVVLFGTIAMFTYPALFRSGILHMDPSVYGIYVGGTVHEVAQVVAAGGAVSEQAMNNAVIVKMTRVMMIAPLLIILGILVSKSVSTATAGESKKIKISIPWFAVWFIVMAGINSFLVGIEPLQPVLHGINELDTFLLTMAMTALGMETSVEKFKQAGAKPVALALVLAIWLMVGGYFVTKWSVTLFGV
- a CDS encoding Mu transposase C-terminal domain-containing protein, producing the protein MRKLAAGETVFYQGKPYIIEGFENLDKIVCKDTKGNFKILNITELDEEHQGTEQSYPPPAESMNDKFYQTALKRLEIIKPLLQARSKQAVRERAKEYGYCVQTLYNWINAYIESGNSILALMPKYEKRGGKGKTRIGKEQKKIIDEIIMHRYLSRQKITVAQITREINAILYKKGLEPVSYNTVNRIIKQIDERTVYKSREGRNRYLNNLKPSANSFEVSRPLEVIQIDHTPLDLQIVDETYRKPIGRPYLTLALDVYSRMIYGFYLTLDAPSLYSVGQTLYMGLLPKEKYLQKVGIKGEWNIFGIPDTIHVDNAKEFRSRGLKTFCEIFGINLEFRPKGMPFFGGHVERIIKTINMQVHSLSGTTFSNPHERGDYKSEKKAVFTLKELESYIAEWIVNVYHKTPHNGLNGMTPEEKFSEGLRGENGLPVPIRILDSTEEKKFARISLLPFEERKITKQGVSLFKLRYYDEALSVFIKPKSNDKYIFRYDPKDLNQIYFYHPDLREYIEIPGVKKLYPPPTKWELDTVAKETKRYRQREIHNEMVYDAILRLRKREEEASKKTKQARRKKENRKIRSPLSNKEQQNTRKPVSGTAKPKIKKFDIDFED
- a CDS encoding TnsA endonuclease N-terminal domain-containing protein — protein: MLEFEEEIASYEEQPLKIKNYIPDILAKTKDGQYILIEVKYSQETENPDKKLSKKFDVLEKYCNNIGWKFRLFTEKDVKEPYFSNLSFIYRYITLKPDEKILSYVDRIGETNIAKLLEYGFNASDIYALIAQGRMQTNLYKKLSPESRIRIGNA
- a CDS encoding TniB family NTP-binding protein — protein: MTRKEYLGELPEKTRKILECGKKERIEFIKKPKFIRHPKALKLFKKLTDLMNEPKKDRIRSFLLVGDSNNGKTAMVKKFYEMNVYKNDDEMLFFEHVMLIQAPNRADLHDLYNKMFQFFVVPYRKDEPISERENKIKHYCEVNQVRMIIIDEIQGALIGSITKQMEFMNGIKNLSNILKIPIVLVGTPKGVSLVSSDHQLKSRFVPTKIKKWTFDEDYLSLLYAIEMTLPLKKPSLIYENESLAKEILELSDGLIGDIVTICELLAIEAIESGKEKIDKKMLKEIEYVPAYDREGVIYADEI